From a region of the Chitinophaga caseinilytica genome:
- a CDS encoding helix-turn-helix domain-containing protein produces the protein MQQFTHIRDLYKPVQPAVSAADEAVSYVEMLPCPALQPYIYCYWQLKTNMAALEPFPYRVVADGCMDIFFVPGNAAETWLMGISDAYTEFPLTGDFHFAGIRFLPGIFPQLYHVPADAFTGKTENLAAIDPELTRQLADRCAGIQQPEALALVLDELLLGLIGGKTFSPDGRFYEALDLILRHNGTIQLEKEIQTGISPRQLRRMFGQYVGDTPKAFSSIVRFQRILQAKPSSRSLREDKLFFDAGYYDQSHFIREFRRFYGLTPGQAWGR, from the coding sequence ATGCAACAGTTCACCCACATCCGGGATCTCTACAAACCCGTCCAGCCCGCGGTTTCCGCGGCAGACGAGGCGGTTTCGTATGTGGAGATGCTTCCCTGTCCTGCCCTGCAGCCTTATATTTATTGTTACTGGCAGCTGAAAACGAATATGGCGGCTCTGGAACCGTTTCCGTACCGGGTGGTGGCCGATGGCTGTATGGATATTTTCTTCGTGCCGGGGAACGCTGCCGAAACCTGGTTGATGGGCATCTCGGACGCCTATACGGAGTTTCCGCTGACGGGGGATTTTCATTTCGCCGGTATTCGTTTCCTTCCCGGTATCTTTCCCCAACTCTATCACGTTCCGGCCGACGCATTTACCGGGAAAACGGAAAACCTCGCCGCCATCGATCCGGAATTGACCCGCCAACTGGCCGACCGCTGCGCCGGTATCCAACAACCGGAAGCCCTGGCGCTGGTGCTCGACGAGCTCCTGCTCGGCCTCATCGGCGGCAAAACGTTCAGTCCCGACGGGCGCTTCTACGAAGCCCTCGATCTCATCCTGCGCCACAACGGCACCATTCAACTGGAAAAGGAAATCCAGACGGGGATCAGCCCGCGGCAACTGCGCCGCATGTTCGGGCAATACGTCGGCGATACGCCCAAAGCCTTCAGCAGTATCGTCCGCTTCCAGCGGATATTGCAGGCCAAGCCTTCGTCGCGGAGCCTGCGGGAAGACAAACTTTTCTTCGACGCCGGTTATTATGACCAATCCCATTTCATCCGCGAATTCAGGCGGTTTTACGGCCTTACGCCCGGCCAGGCATGGGGTCGGTAG
- a CDS encoding TonB-dependent receptor gives MKLTALFLLSACMCVSAKTLSQQVTISEKNAPLEKVFREIKRQTGFSFVYTAKQLEKAAPVTLSVKNRHISEVLEACFRNQPLVFTLLDDVVIVKEKAASAAPRSEIPDAKPLMQIKGKVTDEKGEPLPGATIQIKGTQRGTVTDGEGNFQLQADAGAVLLVSQMGFETLELPATENMKVVLKPKQSDLEAVVVVGYGTQKKVNLTGSVAAVTSKQLADRPVTNVASALQGTMAGVAVTAANSGQPGKDGGVIRVRGIGTLNNSSAMVVVDGVISSMNNVNPDDIESISVLKDAASASIYGSRAANGVILITTKKGKKGAPQIVFNTYVGKQKATALPDFLPSWQSASLYNQAQTNQGNAAYYKPEEIQKFKDGSDPFNYPNTDWLDLAYQGSGIQQNYYLGLSGGSETGQYSLSLGMFDQAGLVEKTNAKRYTTRFNISQQLSQRLRVSGNLAYTYNPVKEPQSSYPGVPDFTQIIRQFNRISPTVPYKFANGHYGYIADGSPAAWLESPSFRNDNTSDLLGNVSADLEIIKGLHFKPSLAYTQRTVQTKSFISDIQYYDKNGNPTMYPGPNSLKDGSQTNMVVTHQDLLEYGTSFGKHNLKALAGYFQEYTKYTFNEGFRKNFLNNNLSQLNLGSADGQTTGGYAYESALQSLFGRINYDYDGKYLFEANIRRDGSSRFAKKNRWGTFPSFSAGWNIDRENFFQGVKQYVSAMKLRASWGELGNQTLADDADNPAAPFYPYIPMYFGSQNYGFGGAIAPGISLLRGANADIVWETTAETNVGLDASILGGKVNLTVDWFKKRTRDILIEVPVSAVYGLKPPAQNAGIVVNKGWEFTVGYSDSKGDFNWGANGNVSFIRNNIEKFISSGPSGYTIKQEGLPINAFWGYIADGIFQSKAEVDAHAKQNGNTNAGDIRYRDLNGDNVIDTKDKTYIGNYYPKATYGLTLNGGWKSFDLTVFFQGAAGVKTYIDGGKLGNVSTSAGKPTSALLDTWSPENPGASLPRILYTWKQNDQSSMPSSFWVKDASYLRLKNLQLGYTLPENMLRRIGIKRARVYYSGQNILTFSGLYKWVDPEAPSSSSIYYYPQVKVNTLGLNVTF, from the coding sequence ATGAAACTCACCGCTTTGTTCCTGTTGTCTGCATGTATGTGCGTGAGCGCCAAAACGCTCAGTCAACAGGTAACTATTTCGGAGAAGAACGCTCCCCTGGAAAAGGTGTTCCGGGAGATCAAGCGCCAGACCGGCTTTTCTTTCGTGTACACGGCCAAGCAACTCGAAAAGGCCGCACCGGTAACGCTCTCCGTGAAAAACCGTCATATCAGCGAGGTGCTGGAAGCCTGCTTCCGGAACCAGCCGCTGGTATTTACGCTGTTGGACGATGTGGTGATCGTGAAAGAAAAAGCTGCTTCCGCAGCACCCCGTTCGGAAATTCCCGATGCCAAACCGCTCATGCAAATTAAAGGCAAGGTAACCGACGAAAAGGGTGAACCGCTTCCCGGCGCTACCATTCAAATCAAAGGCACCCAACGCGGTACCGTTACCGACGGCGAAGGGAACTTCCAGCTGCAGGCCGACGCCGGCGCTGTTCTCCTGGTTTCCCAAATGGGTTTCGAAACCCTGGAATTGCCCGCGACAGAAAACATGAAGGTGGTCCTCAAGCCGAAGCAATCCGACCTGGAAGCCGTAGTTGTAGTGGGTTACGGCACCCAGAAGAAAGTGAACCTCACCGGCTCAGTAGCCGCCGTAACTTCCAAGCAATTGGCCGACCGCCCCGTAACCAACGTAGCCAGCGCCTTGCAGGGTACCATGGCCGGTGTGGCCGTAACGGCAGCCAACAGCGGCCAGCCCGGTAAAGACGGTGGCGTCATCCGCGTTCGCGGTATCGGCACGCTGAACAATTCCAGCGCCATGGTGGTAGTAGACGGTGTGATCTCCAGTATGAACAATGTGAACCCCGACGATATCGAATCCATTTCCGTACTGAAAGACGCCGCCTCCGCATCCATCTACGGTTCCCGCGCGGCCAACGGCGTGATCCTCATCACCACCAAGAAAGGAAAGAAAGGCGCGCCCCAGATCGTATTCAATACTTATGTAGGCAAGCAAAAAGCCACCGCGCTGCCCGACTTCCTGCCCTCCTGGCAATCGGCTTCGCTGTACAACCAGGCCCAGACCAACCAGGGCAATGCGGCTTACTATAAACCGGAAGAGATCCAGAAATTCAAAGACGGATCCGATCCCTTCAACTACCCGAACACCGATTGGCTCGACCTCGCCTACCAGGGCTCCGGTATCCAGCAAAACTATTACCTCGGCCTCAGCGGAGGTAGCGAAACAGGGCAATACTCGCTGTCGCTCGGGATGTTCGACCAGGCTGGTCTCGTAGAGAAAACCAACGCCAAACGCTACACCACCCGCTTCAACATCAGCCAGCAACTGAGCCAGCGCCTGCGCGTTTCCGGTAACCTGGCCTACACGTACAACCCGGTGAAAGAACCGCAGTCGAGCTACCCCGGCGTACCCGATTTCACGCAGATCATCCGCCAGTTCAACCGTATTTCGCCGACGGTGCCGTACAAGTTCGCCAATGGACACTACGGTTACATCGCCGACGGCAGCCCGGCTGCATGGCTGGAATCGCCCAGCTTCCGGAACGATAATACTTCCGACCTGCTCGGCAACGTGTCTGCCGACCTGGAAATCATAAAAGGCCTGCACTTCAAGCCTTCGCTGGCGTATACCCAGCGTACGGTACAGACCAAATCCTTCATCTCCGACATCCAGTATTACGACAAAAACGGTAATCCGACCATGTACCCCGGTCCCAACTCGCTGAAAGACGGCAGTCAGACCAACATGGTAGTGACCCACCAGGACCTCCTCGAATACGGCACCAGCTTCGGCAAACACAACCTGAAAGCCCTTGCCGGTTATTTCCAGGAGTATACCAAATACACCTTCAACGAAGGTTTCCGGAAAAACTTCCTGAACAACAACCTCAGCCAGCTCAACCTCGGTTCGGCAGACGGGCAGACCACGGGCGGCTATGCATATGAGTCCGCTTTGCAGTCGCTCTTCGGCCGTATCAACTACGACTACGACGGTAAATATCTCTTCGAAGCCAACATCCGCCGCGACGGTTCGAGCCGTTTTGCGAAGAAGAACCGCTGGGGCACGTTCCCCTCGTTCTCCGCAGGTTGGAACATCGATCGTGAAAACTTCTTCCAGGGTGTGAAACAATATGTATCGGCCATGAAGCTGCGTGCTTCCTGGGGCGAACTGGGCAACCAGACGCTCGCAGACGATGCGGATAACCCCGCAGCGCCGTTCTATCCTTACATCCCGATGTACTTCGGCAGCCAGAACTACGGTTTCGGTGGCGCGATCGCTCCGGGGATTTCCCTGCTCCGCGGCGCCAATGCCGACATCGTTTGGGAAACCACGGCAGAAACCAACGTTGGCCTGGACGCATCGATCCTGGGCGGCAAGGTGAACCTGACGGTAGACTGGTTCAAGAAACGTACCCGCGACATCCTCATCGAAGTGCCCGTGAGCGCCGTGTACGGCCTCAAACCGCCTGCGCAGAACGCCGGTATCGTGGTGAACAAAGGTTGGGAATTCACGGTAGGGTATAGCGACAGCAAGGGCGACTTCAACTGGGGCGCCAACGGTAACGTATCGTTTATCCGCAACAACATCGAGAAATTCATTTCGAGCGGCCCCTCCGGCTATACGATCAAACAGGAAGGGTTGCCCATCAATGCATTCTGGGGTTACATCGCCGACGGCATCTTCCAGTCGAAAGCTGAAGTGGACGCCCACGCCAAGCAGAACGGCAATACCAATGCAGGCGATATCCGTTACCGCGATCTCAACGGCGATAACGTCATCGATACCAAAGACAAAACCTATATCGGCAACTATTATCCGAAAGCTACCTACGGCCTTACGCTCAACGGTGGTTGGAAAAGTTTCGACCTGACGGTGTTCTTCCAGGGCGCTGCAGGTGTTAAAACCTACATCGACGGTGGTAAACTGGGTAACGTCAGCACTTCGGCCGGCAAGCCCACTTCAGCCCTCCTCGATACCTGGTCTCCCGAGAACCCGGGCGCTTCCCTTCCCAGGATCCTATACACCTGGAAGCAGAACGACCAATCCAGCATGCCTTCTTCCTTCTGGGTGAAAGACGCTTCTTACCTCCGCCTGAAAAACCTGCAGCTCGGGTACACCTTGCCTGAAAACATGCTCCGCCGTATCGGCATCAAGCGTGCAAGGGTTTACTACAGCGGCCAGAATATCCTGACCTTCAGCGGTCTGTACAAATGGGTAGATCCCGAAGCACCGAGCTCTTCCAGCATCTACTACTATCCGCAGGTGAAAGTGAATACGCTGGGCCTGAACGTAACATTCTAA
- a CDS encoding alpha-L-rhamnosidase C-terminal domain-containing protein, which translates to MKEFPKTSIVATGDTIVCDLPYNAQVTPYFDIEAAAGGHISIFTDNYLSFSGGEANLRAEYLTKEGPQAYEHLLWMNGHKVYYVFPKGTKIKSLKFRETGYDTQFSGSFSCSDPFFNKLRDKALRTLYVTMRDNFMDCPERERGQWTGDAVNEAGEVFYAMSPSAHLLIRKWLHEIIAWQQPDGKIYAPVPAGNWFDELPCQVLATLGYYGIWTYYLNTGDKTTIADLYDGAKKYLQLWEPDGQGLMQFRRGDWTWGDWGDNRDMLCMYNLWYYIALDGMERMARELGKPADAAMFAAARARFHPAFNARFWNGKSYRDPAYKGKTDDRTQALAVVSGIAGPEKYPAIMQVFAAERHASPYMEKYVFEAMFRMGRPDEALARHKERFSEMVNDPRFTTLFEGWGIGPKGFGGGTVNHAWSGGGLTVLGQFLCGVEPLSPGYDTLRIMPRPGKMEEAAATVPSVKGPIRTAFVNRNGRFSLDAETPGGTTTVIAVPSAKKIKMNGKVVFANGNFTKPGAAKPFGTEGGYVRFLVGPGKWRFESEK; encoded by the coding sequence TTGAAGGAGTTTCCCAAAACTTCCATCGTTGCCACGGGCGACACCATCGTCTGCGATCTGCCCTACAACGCCCAGGTGACGCCGTATTTCGACATCGAGGCCGCGGCCGGCGGGCATATTTCCATCTTCACCGATAATTATCTTTCCTTCAGCGGCGGCGAAGCCAACCTGCGCGCCGAATACCTGACGAAGGAAGGGCCGCAGGCTTATGAGCACCTGCTCTGGATGAACGGCCATAAAGTATATTACGTGTTCCCGAAAGGCACGAAGATCAAATCCCTGAAATTCCGCGAAACCGGCTACGATACGCAGTTTTCGGGGAGTTTCAGTTGCTCCGATCCCTTTTTCAACAAACTCCGCGACAAAGCTTTGCGTACCCTGTACGTAACGATGCGCGATAATTTCATGGATTGCCCGGAACGTGAAAGAGGCCAGTGGACGGGCGATGCGGTCAATGAAGCCGGCGAGGTTTTTTATGCGATGTCGCCCTCCGCGCATCTGCTCATCCGTAAATGGCTGCATGAAATCATTGCCTGGCAGCAGCCCGATGGCAAGATTTACGCGCCCGTTCCGGCCGGCAACTGGTTCGATGAACTGCCCTGCCAGGTGCTCGCCACGCTGGGATATTACGGCATCTGGACGTATTACCTCAATACCGGCGACAAAACCACCATCGCGGATTTGTATGACGGCGCCAAAAAATACCTGCAGCTCTGGGAGCCCGACGGCCAGGGGCTGATGCAGTTCCGTCGGGGAGACTGGACCTGGGGCGATTGGGGCGATAACCGCGATATGCTTTGCATGTACAACCTTTGGTATTACATCGCGCTCGACGGGATGGAGCGCATGGCCCGCGAGCTCGGCAAACCGGCAGACGCCGCCATGTTCGCCGCCGCCCGCGCCAGATTCCATCCCGCTTTCAATGCGCGATTCTGGAACGGGAAATCGTACCGCGACCCCGCCTACAAAGGTAAAACCGACGACCGGACACAGGCGCTGGCCGTGGTGTCGGGGATTGCCGGGCCGGAGAAATACCCGGCCATCATGCAGGTATTTGCAGCGGAAAGGCATGCCAGCCCGTATATGGAAAAATATGTATTCGAAGCGATGTTCCGGATGGGCCGGCCAGACGAGGCGCTGGCCCGCCACAAGGAGCGTTTTTCCGAAATGGTGAACGATCCGCGGTTCACGACCCTGTTCGAAGGATGGGGCATCGGGCCGAAGGGTTTCGGTGGCGGAACGGTGAACCACGCCTGGAGCGGCGGCGGGCTCACGGTGCTGGGACAGTTCCTTTGCGGCGTGGAGCCCCTGAGCCCGGGGTACGACACGCTCCGCATCATGCCCCGGCCCGGGAAGATGGAAGAAGCGGCCGCCACGGTACCTTCCGTCAAAGGCCCCATCCGTACCGCATTCGTGAACCGCAACGGCCGATTCTCCCTTGATGCGGAAACGCCCGGCGGCACCACCACGGTGATCGCGGTACCGTCGGCTAAAAAGATCAAAATGAACGGGAAAGTGGTGTTTGCCAACGGGAATTTCACAAAACCGGGCGCGGCGAAGCCCTTCGGGACGGAAGGGGGATATGTGCGGTTTTTGGTGGGGCCGGGAAAGTGGCGGTTCGAATCTGAGAAATGA
- a CDS encoding phytanoyl-CoA dioxygenase family protein gives MISGFPSTLQFSENGFAITQPLFSDDQIAAIVQAIDTTDHSHPAFRKSADLFAVRRFLHEVPAVQPLVLTDALLQLVETFAGSGYRPVKSIYFDKPPESNWFVSYHQDLTISVDKKSDAEGYGPWTVKPGQFAVQPPLPILENNLTLRIHLDDTDEHNGALRVVPGSHRKGVYRPETIDWQRETDVSCAVPRGGVMLMRPLLLHASGRTTNNRRRRVIHIEFSNSVLPEGMQWSELLSGTFA, from the coding sequence ATGATTTCCGGCTTCCCTTCTACCTTACAGTTCTCCGAAAACGGCTTTGCCATCACGCAGCCGCTGTTCTCCGACGATCAGATCGCAGCGATCGTTCAGGCCATCGATACAACAGACCATTCCCATCCCGCTTTCCGCAAATCGGCCGATCTGTTTGCCGTGCGGCGCTTCCTGCACGAAGTGCCCGCCGTTCAGCCGCTCGTGCTCACCGACGCCTTGTTGCAACTCGTGGAAACTTTTGCGGGAAGCGGTTATCGCCCCGTTAAATCCATCTATTTCGACAAGCCCCCGGAATCGAACTGGTTCGTGTCTTACCACCAGGACCTCACCATTTCGGTCGATAAAAAATCCGACGCGGAAGGCTATGGCCCCTGGACGGTGAAGCCCGGCCAGTTCGCCGTACAACCGCCGCTTCCCATTCTTGAAAACAACCTGACGCTCCGCATCCATCTCGACGATACCGACGAGCACAACGGCGCGCTGCGCGTGGTGCCCGGCTCCCACCGCAAAGGCGTCTACCGCCCTGAAACGATCGACTGGCAGCGGGAAACGGATGTTTCCTGCGCCGTGCCCCGCGGCGGCGTGATGCTCATGCGCCCTTTGCTGCTGCACGCTTCCGGCCGCACCACCAATAACCGCCGCCGGCGCGTCATCCACATCGAATTCAGCAACAGCGTGCTGCCGGAAGGGATGCAGTGGTCGGAATTGCTGTCGGGAACTTTCGCATAA
- a CDS encoding dodecin family protein, whose amino-acid sequence MPIVKVIEIIASSEKSLEDAIRNAVTEVSKTIHNVDSVYVKDIKVHVKDGQITTFGCICKVSFRIDEAHR is encoded by the coding sequence ATGCCTATCGTAAAAGTCATCGAGATCATCGCGTCGTCAGAAAAAAGCCTGGAAGATGCGATCCGTAATGCTGTTACGGAAGTGAGCAAAACCATTCATAACGTGGATTCCGTGTACGTGAAGGATATCAAGGTGCATGTGAAAGACGGTCAGATCACTACGTTCGGCTGTATTTGCAAGGTTTCTTTCCGGATAGACGAAGCGCATCGCTAA
- a CDS encoding RNA polymerase sigma-70 factor, with protein sequence MSTSIQYEEEWLKMAADGDELAFTHLFHAYKFKLYGFISKLTGSPATAEDVVQDVFLKLWKDRKSLRDVDSFGSYLFRMAQNHAINGFRKMAREENVIRQLQTDEAPAHSSPQSHISLKETRELLHRAIQQLPPRQKAIYLLSREEGVKHEEIARRLQITTGTVKNHMIQALRTLRETLSRHPHSLEILLLPCLVFPFC encoded by the coding sequence TTGTCTACGTCTATTCAATACGAGGAGGAATGGCTGAAAATGGCTGCAGATGGGGATGAGCTAGCGTTTACGCATCTTTTTCATGCATACAAGTTCAAGCTGTACGGCTTCATCAGCAAGCTGACCGGTTCGCCGGCCACGGCGGAGGATGTGGTGCAAGACGTATTCCTGAAGCTCTGGAAAGACCGGAAGTCGCTCCGCGACGTGGATTCCTTCGGCAGTTATCTCTTCCGCATGGCGCAAAACCACGCCATCAACGGTTTCCGGAAAATGGCGCGGGAAGAGAACGTTATCCGCCAGTTGCAAACGGACGAAGCGCCGGCACACAGCAGCCCCCAATCCCATATTTCCCTGAAAGAGACCCGGGAGCTGTTGCACCGGGCCATCCAGCAATTGCCGCCCCGGCAAAAAGCCATTTACCTCCTCAGCCGCGAAGAGGGCGTCAAGCACGAAGAAATCGCCCGGAGGCTGCAAATCACCACCGGTACGGTGAAAAACCATATGATCCAGGCGCTGCGCACCCTCCGCGAAACGCTCAGCCGGCACCCCCATTCCCTCGAAATCCTCCTGTTGCCCTGCCTCGTGTTTCCATTTTGTTAA
- a CDS encoding RagB/SusD family nutrient uptake outer membrane protein has protein sequence MKRKNFIILTAISAGALLSACNKDFLERTPLDAYSNNVLWKTESDALAALNGCYKDWEDAENLIYMDCVSDNAYNQYFWEGFTAHGNGDATPSDPDAKNRFTYTTIQKCNNFLENVDQVKMDDAKKNRMKAEARFLRAYKYFTLTQLYGDVPLVTKTVTMDEANTIKQAPQAEVRQFILDELAAIAPQLEVTAADKGRVTRGAALALRARLELFMAKYDDAIADAQKVMQLGYQLYPVYSDLFRIQHENNSEVILDLQYMENTLSNGWLGIMPSSGYGGWGSISPTQELVDAYEMKNGKLITEAGSGYDAANPYTNRDPRLQASIVVPGQQYGGKFYDPIDPESGDYYQGDNNAKTGYLFRKFTYDLNDFADMWNTGQNAIFIRYAEVLLTYAEAKIEKGQIDQSVYDAINDVRNRAGMPDVDQAVYTGQAKMRELVRRERRVELALEGMRWYDIQRWKIGDLVRKGAIHGVRPGKVDPNTGALTLTGTNVVVETRKFDASKNYLWPIPQKEIDVNKNLKQNPNY, from the coding sequence ATGAAAAGGAAGAACTTCATCATATTAACTGCAATATCTGCCGGAGCCCTTCTCTCGGCATGTAATAAAGATTTCCTGGAACGCACGCCGCTGGATGCTTACAGCAACAACGTGCTCTGGAAAACGGAATCCGACGCCCTGGCAGCGCTCAATGGCTGCTATAAAGATTGGGAAGACGCGGAAAACCTTATCTACATGGATTGCGTGTCTGATAACGCCTACAACCAGTATTTCTGGGAAGGGTTCACCGCACACGGCAACGGCGATGCCACGCCTTCTGACCCGGACGCTAAAAACCGCTTCACCTATACCACCATCCAGAAATGCAACAACTTCCTGGAGAATGTGGACCAGGTGAAAATGGACGATGCCAAAAAGAACCGCATGAAGGCCGAAGCCCGCTTCCTGCGCGCGTATAAGTATTTTACACTGACACAGCTATACGGCGATGTTCCGCTGGTTACCAAAACGGTGACCATGGATGAAGCCAATACGATCAAACAAGCCCCTCAGGCCGAGGTGCGCCAGTTCATTCTCGACGAGCTGGCCGCCATCGCGCCGCAGCTGGAGGTAACCGCCGCCGACAAGGGCCGTGTCACCCGTGGCGCCGCGCTGGCCCTCCGTGCGCGCCTCGAACTGTTCATGGCTAAATACGACGACGCCATCGCTGACGCACAGAAAGTAATGCAGCTCGGCTATCAGTTGTACCCCGTGTATTCCGACCTTTTCAGGATCCAGCACGAAAACAATTCAGAAGTGATCCTCGATCTGCAGTACATGGAAAACACCCTTTCCAATGGTTGGCTCGGCATCATGCCGTCGTCCGGCTACGGCGGATGGGGCTCTATCAGTCCTACGCAGGAACTGGTAGACGCTTATGAAATGAAGAACGGGAAGCTGATCACCGAAGCCGGTTCCGGCTACGATGCGGCCAATCCCTACACCAACCGCGATCCCCGCCTCCAGGCTTCCATCGTGGTGCCCGGCCAGCAATACGGCGGCAAATTCTACGACCCGATCGATCCCGAATCCGGCGATTACTACCAGGGAGATAACAACGCCAAAACCGGTTACCTCTTCCGCAAGTTCACTTACGACCTGAACGATTTCGCGGATATGTGGAATACCGGTCAGAACGCGATCTTCATCCGCTACGCGGAAGTGCTGCTCACTTATGCCGAAGCGAAGATCGAGAAAGGCCAGATCGACCAGAGCGTGTACGACGCCATCAACGACGTTCGTAACCGCGCCGGAATGCCCGATGTGGATCAGGCGGTTTACACCGGCCAGGCGAAAATGCGCGAACTGGTACGCCGCGAAAGAAGGGTGGAACTGGCGCTCGAAGGTATGCGCTGGTATGATATCCAGCGTTGGAAAATCGGTGACCTGGTGCGGAAAGGCGCCATCCACGGCGTTCGCCCCGGAAAGGTAGATCCCAACACCGGCGCGCTCACCCTCACGGGGACCAACGTGGTGGTGGAAACCCGCAAGTTCGACGCATCCAAGAACTACCTGTGGCCCATCCCGCAGAAAGAAATCGATGTGAACAAGAACCTGAAACAGAATCCGAATTATTGA
- a CDS encoding VOC family protein, with protein MKMNAGIITPKLAETKKFYTETLGFGVTFENEFYLLMHTPGHAAEISFLLPKHPSQQPLFHPAFGGQGVYLTIEVEDVDKMYKELTSKGVAIRIELRNEPWGDRHFAIEDPNGVGIDIVTYAPPAQ; from the coding sequence ATGAAAATGAACGCCGGGATCATCACGCCCAAACTTGCGGAAACAAAAAAATTCTACACCGAAACACTGGGTTTCGGCGTAACGTTCGAAAACGAATTCTACCTGCTCATGCACACACCGGGCCATGCGGCGGAAATCAGCTTCCTGCTGCCGAAACATCCGTCGCAGCAACCGCTGTTCCATCCGGCGTTCGGCGGCCAGGGCGTATACCTGACGATAGAGGTGGAAGACGTCGATAAAATGTATAAGGAATTGACATCCAAAGGCGTTGCGATCCGGATTGAATTGCGCAACGAGCCCTGGGGCGATCGCCACTTCGCCATCGAAGACCCCAACGGCGTCGGGATCGACATCGTGACTTACGCCCCGCCTGCACAATAA
- a CDS encoding FecR family protein produces MSNARIQYLVNRFFEGASSEDERQELADWVNRSASDAALQSVLEEAWRNYEPSAADRQRGEAAMERVYTRISEETDRTRMRIAWWKPAAAAAVLFLAGLGIWKGTRSAQEPLANVQEEVTNDVMPGGEKAVLTLSNGRQIVLDSAADGLLAQQGGTSVNKLSNGQLVYDGEDNREGEIVYNTMTTPRGGQYRLTLPDGTKAWLNSASSITFPTAFAGASRSVTITGEVYLEVAKDEKMPFTVKANGVDIAVLGTHFNVSAYPEDGAVRTTLLEGKVKVSTAAGSRTIAPGEQAQAGNGRLDVHQHVNLDQVMGWKNGRFVFEGEPIARVMNQLSRWYDVEVGDIEQVDDRFYLDLPRSKKLSDVLKALELTGKVKFKIEGKKIVVMK; encoded by the coding sequence ATGTCTAACGCAAGGATCCAATATCTCGTCAACCGCTTTTTTGAGGGCGCCAGTTCGGAAGACGAACGGCAGGAGTTGGCCGACTGGGTAAACCGGTCTGCATCCGACGCGGCATTGCAATCGGTGCTGGAAGAAGCCTGGCGCAATTACGAGCCATCGGCGGCCGACCGGCAACGTGGCGAAGCCGCCATGGAGCGTGTATATACCCGGATTTCCGAGGAAACGGACCGTACGCGGATGCGCATCGCCTGGTGGAAACCCGCCGCTGCGGCCGCTGTGCTGTTCCTGGCGGGCCTTGGCATCTGGAAGGGCACAAGATCGGCGCAGGAGCCCCTCGCAAACGTACAGGAAGAAGTTACCAACGATGTAATGCCCGGCGGCGAAAAAGCCGTGCTCACCCTCTCCAACGGCCGGCAGATCGTGCTGGATAGCGCGGCAGACGGGCTCCTGGCGCAACAGGGCGGCACTTCCGTCAATAAACTATCCAACGGCCAGCTTGTTTATGACGGCGAAGACAATCGGGAAGGGGAAATCGTATATAATACGATGACCACGCCCCGCGGCGGCCAATACCGCCTCACATTGCCCGATGGCACGAAAGCCTGGCTCAATTCCGCTTCCTCCATCACTTTCCCCACCGCGTTCGCGGGCGCCTCGCGCAGCGTGACGATAACGGGTGAGGTATATCTCGAGGTGGCGAAAGACGAGAAGATGCCCTTCACGGTAAAAGCCAACGGGGTAGATATTGCCGTATTGGGCACGCATTTCAACGTAAGCGCATATCCTGAAGACGGCGCCGTGCGCACCACGCTGCTGGAAGGGAAAGTGAAAGTCTCCACCGCAGCAGGTTCCCGCACCATCGCCCCGGGCGAGCAGGCGCAGGCCGGCAACGGCCGGCTGGATGTGCATCAGCACGTAAATCTGGACCAGGTGATGGGATGGAAGAACGGGCGGTTCGTGTTTGAAGGGGAGCCCATCGCCCGCGTCATGAACCAGCTTTCCCGCTGGTACGATGTGGAAGTGGGGGACATCGAGCAGGTAGACGATCGCTTCTACCTCGACCTGCCCCGCAGCAAAAAACTCTCCGATGTGCTGAAGGCACTCGAATTAACAGGCAAAGTCAAATTTAAAATAGAAGGCAAAAAAATCGTCGTTATGAAGTAA